In the Sarcophilus harrisii chromosome 1, mSarHar1.11, whole genome shotgun sequence genome, one interval contains:
- the LOC100921672 gene encoding zinc finger protein 660-like isoform X1 — MEGELEPGNPGIQAHEEEGPRRDESRDEGEKQVGVGGLERPSPRRGLECPFVPLGRRDRGDATLQPGVLEDERAPGLAPGDLPPSPVFRFPSGPPPERPFLVWPGQPAACEMMLGLQRLCGAGQGEREEKLAGIGLRSALPGSRSFGCLQCGLAVASLPDLIHHQSTHPGEKPYRCPECGKEFRRGSDLVKHHRVHTGEKPYPCPDCGRCFSLSSNLIQHRRSHTGHRPHKCPDCGEGFGRSSDLVKHQRVHTGEKPYTCSECGKNFSVSSNLIQHQRTHTGEKPYKCSDCGKSFSLSSNLLQHRRSHTGEKPYKCAWCGDSFGRSSYLLKHQRSHTGEKPYNCCECGKSFTNSSDCLRHQRTHNGEKPFKCPDCGRGFNERSQFTDHQRIHTGDRPYSCADCGKSFYHSSKLIKHQRSHTGEKPYKCPECGKSFVDSSNLLRHRRTHIGEKPYTCSVCGKGFSQSSHLLIHQAAHSGEKPYVCLECGKAFARSSNLVQHQRTHQTGRPYKYPIFGQNFGLGPEFVQDLENSSGAGFL, encoded by the coding sequence atggagggagagcTGGAGCCGGGGAACCCGGGTATCCAGGCACACGAAGAAGAGGGTCCAAGAAGGGACGAATCCCGGGATGAAGGAGAGAAACAAGTAGGGGTCGGAGGGCTGGAACGCCCGAGCCCCAGGAGGGGCCTAGAATGCCCTTTTGTCCCCCTGGGGCGCAGAGATAGGGGAGATGCTACTCTTCAGCCAGGAGTTCTGGAGGATGAAAGAGCTCCAGGGCTGGCTCCTGGAGATCTGCCCCCCAGCCCTGTTTTCAGGTTCCCTTCTGGACCCCCGCCTGAAAGGCCCTTTCTTGTCTGGCCGGGCCAGCCAGCTGCCTGTGAAATGATGTTGGGGCTCCAGAGACTCTGTGGAGCAGGCCAGGGCGAGCGGGAAGAGAAACTTGCTGGAATAGGTCTCAGGTCGGCCCTCCCAGGGTCCAGATCCTTTGGTTGCCTCCAGTGCGGACTGGCTGTGGCTAGTCTTCCCGATCTGATTCACCACCAGAGTACCCACCCAGGGGAGAAGCCCTACAGGTGCCCTGAGTGTGGGAAAGAGTTTCGAAGGGGCTCAGACCTAGTGAAGCACCACCGGGTGCACACTGGAGAAAAGCCTTACCCCTGCCCGGACTGTGGCCGTTGCTTCAGCCTTAGCTCCAACCTGATCCAGCACCGAAGATCTCACACGGGCCACCGGCCCCACAAATGCCCCGACTGTGGTGAAGGATTTGGCCGAAGTTCAGACTTAGTGAAGCACCAAAGAGTCCATACAGGTGAAAAACCATACACTTGTTCTGAATGTGGCAAGAACTTCAGTGTCAGCTCCAACCTCATCCAACATCAGCGAACTCATACAGGAGAAAAGCCATATAAGTGTTCAGACTGTGGAAAGAGCTTCAGCCTGAGTTCTAACCTGCTGCAGCATAGGAGATCACATACTGGTGAGAAACCCTACAAGTGTGCTTGGTGTGGAGACAGCTTTGGCCGGAGCTCTTATCTGCTCAAACACCAGCGTTCCCATACAGGTGAGAAGCCATATAATTGCTGTGAATGTGGCAAGAGTTTCACTAACAGCTCAGACTGTTTACGCCACCAGCGGACCCACAATGGTGAAAAGCCTTTTAAATGCCCTGATTGTGGTAGAGGCTTCAATGAGCGTTCCCAGTTCACAGATCACCAGCGAATTCACACGGGAGATCGGCCTTATTCCTGTGCAGATTGTGGCAAGAGCTTCTATCACAGCTCTAAACTTATCAAGCACCAGCGGTCTCACACAGGAGAAAAACCCTACAAGTGTCCTGAATGTGGCAAGAGCTTTGTGGATAGTTCAAACCTTCTCCGGCATAGACGGACCCACATTGGGGAGAAGCCATATACTTGTAGTGTCTGTGGAAAGGGTTTCAGTCAGAGTTCACACCTTCTTATCCATCAGGCAGCCCATAGTGGTGAAAAGCCTTATGTTTGCCTGGAATGTGGGAAGGCTTTTGCCCGAAGTTCTAACCTGGTTCAGCACCAGAGGACCCATCAGACTGGGCGTCCCTATAAATATCCTATCTTTGGTCAAAACTTTGGCCTTGGCCCTGAATTTGTTCAGGACCTTGAGAACTCTTCAGGAGCTGGCTTCCTCTGA
- the LOC100921672 gene encoding zinc finger protein 501-like isoform X2: protein MEGELEPGNPGIQAHEEEGPRRDESRDEGEKQVGVGGLERPSPRRGLECPFVPLGRRDRGDATLQPGVLEDERAPGLAPGDLPPSPVFRFPSGPPPERPFLVWPGQPAACEMMLGLQRLCGAGQGEREEKLAGIGLRSALPGSRSFGCLQCGLAVASLPDLIHHQSTHPGEKPYRCPECGKEFRRGSDLVKHHRVHTGEKPYPCPDCGRCFSLSSNLIQHRRSHTGHRPHKCPDCGEGFGRSSDLVKHQRVHTGEKPYTCSECGKNFSVSSNLIQHQRTHTGEKPYKCSDCGKSFSLSSNLLQHRRSHTGEKPYKCAWCGDSFGRSSYLLKHQRSHTGIPCPYGACHKPEAGDNKDQNKTALTLKDFTFYLE from the exons atggagggagagcTGGAGCCGGGGAACCCGGGTATCCAGGCACACGAAGAAGAGGGTCCAAGAAGGGACGAATCCCGGGATGAAGGAGAGAAACAAGTAGGGGTCGGAGGGCTGGAACGCCCGAGCCCCAGGAGGGGCCTAGAATGCCCTTTTGTCCCCCTGGGGCGCAGAGATAGGGGAGATGCTACTCTTCAGCCAGGAGTTCTGGAGGATGAAAGAGCTCCAGGGCTGGCTCCTGGAGATCTGCCCCCCAGCCCTGTTTTCAGGTTCCCTTCTGGACCCCCGCCTGAAAGGCCCTTTCTTGTCTGGCCGGGCCAGCCAGCTGCCTGTGAAATGATGTTGGGGCTCCAGAGACTCTGTGGAGCAGGCCAGGGCGAGCGGGAAGAGAAACTTGCTGGAATAGGTCTCAGGTCGGCCCTCCCAGGGTCCAGATCCTTTGGTTGCCTCCAGTGCGGACTGGCTGTGGCTAGTCTTCCCGATCTGATTCACCACCAGAGTACCCACCCAGGGGAGAAGCCCTACAGGTGCCCTGAGTGTGGGAAAGAGTTTCGAAGGGGCTCAGACCTAGTGAAGCACCACCGGGTGCACACTGGAGAAAAGCCTTACCCCTGCCCGGACTGTGGCCGTTGCTTCAGCCTTAGCTCCAACCTGATCCAGCACCGAAGATCTCACACGGGCCACCGGCCCCACAAATGCCCCGACTGTGGTGAAGGATTTGGCCGAAGTTCAGACTTAGTGAAGCACCAAAGAGTCCATACAGGTGAAAAACCATACACTTGTTCTGAATGTGGCAAGAACTTCAGTGTCAGCTCCAACCTCATCCAACATCAGCGAACTCATACAGGAGAAAAGCCATATAAGTGTTCAGACTGTGGAAAGAGCTTCAGCCTGAGTTCTAACCTGCTGCAGCATAGGAGATCACATACTGGTGAGAAACCCTACAAGTGTGCTTGGTGTGGAGACAGCTTTGGCCGGAGCTCTTATCTGCTCAAACACCAGCGTTCCCATACAG GTATTCCGTGTCCATATGGTGCCTGCCATAAGCCAGAAGCTGGGGATaacaaagaccaaaataaaacagCTCTTActctcaaggattttacattttatctggAATAA